One Edaphobacter flagellatus genomic region harbors:
- a CDS encoding beta strand repeat-containing protein: protein MAILFGFGLANGAAYAVTATTTTLAISASNVPYKTPITLTATITAGGSPVSSGLVLFCDATATYCENNSTLLARVQVTTAGMAVVKVGSGPLGIHSYKAVYRANNSYASSTSNTVSYTVQGTYASSTVIASSGTVGNYTLGSTVSGVGANTSPGPSGSVSFIDTSAGNNVLGTEPLGTPTLTNTFSQAPNSPFAIGDGLSVLRSLVVASSYLDGDNNLDAVTGDADQVITVLLGNGDGTFKPKVNYPGCPSLSTNTDVALKILLADFNRDGNTDIALGCSDKSNGGVGILLGNGDGTFQPVIWNATGNLSGVAMGDFNGDGILDLAVANSSQQTVQILIGNGDGTFQAPVTVINTPKAIGDIVVADFNGDGKDDLAYAVGTAVPASTLSDLYVALGKGNGTFKTPTRQASQIGEFLATGDTNSDNIPDIVSSTITLQGAPSTRYITNSMFVLIGNGDGTLQTPVSYVSDIPSDPHLADVNGDGKADIIAGGSYGALVYLGNGDGTFQPYNEPVIGNFTLTYAVNAGDFNNDGNADLIGTDANSPRAAVALSDVKQASDANALTGVAVFPLGSGVHDVDASYSGDSIYLTSVSPTVPLLAAPTPTTLTLNASPAAEAAAGQQVTLTATLSPYTVGPPTTTTDGETVNFYSGSTLVGNGTLGSGVATLVTTSLPAGTNALKAVYPGDTNYNTSSSSSVSFNVSSVTVTTNPNPSSYGQVVTLTATVASGSTGTVTFQDGSTALGTAAISGTTASITTSTLSVGSHSITAVYNGDSTHVAAISSAVTQVVNKLNPTVSVTTLGQSTYLSLVTITATVPSDATGTVVFVTGTTTLGTATVSGGSASITATALPVGNNVITANYSGDGNYNAGSASTTRAVTKASPSSALTSSANPSTYGSNVIFTDTLPSSATGTVTFTAGPTVLGTVALVNGIASISTANLAIGNTTITATYNGDGNNNTSVASLVQAVVKATPNLVLASSSNPSTVGQSVTFTATLPAASTGTVSFMNGATVLGTTTISNGVATVTTGTLPTGTDTITAQYAGDTNYNAASSTLDQVVNKLTPTVTVTTSGPSIYGNSVTISASVSGSATGTVTFMNGGTALGTATISGGAATISVSTLSVGSDTITANYGGDTNNNTASGTVVQVVSKATPTSTLTSSINPSVYGSPVTFTDTLPTAVTGTVTFTNGATVLGSSAVNGGVATLSTTSLVVGTSIITATYNGDSNYTAATSTLNQIVGKNTPTLSVSTSGPSIYGASVTITAALPTGVTGTVSFVSGVTSLGSAPINASGIATITTTVLPVGTDTITATYAGDSNNNGATGATTQIVSRSATTISVTTSGPSTYGSLVTITATVPSTGTGTVAFTSGGTSLGTATVTNGTAVVTTTILPVGTDTITAAYGGDSNYNPASATTTQAVSKVTPTLNLVSSLNPAAYGQSVTFTATLPATVTGSVTFSNGLGTIAVSNGIASVTTSTLPAGSTTITANYSGDTTNNAATGSLVETINQNATTVTVTTSGPSIYGNPVTITATVPSAATGTITFASGVLQLGIVTVSGGTAVVTTSNLPVGDDTITASYSGDSNYSAGVGSTIQIVSKITPTVTVTTSGPSTYGNPVTITTSVPPGTTGTVTVSSGGTVIGVVPVNPSTGTGTITTTNLPVGIDTIISSYSGDTNNNPATGTTTQTVGKLTPVLPPPGVSSSNPPPNTPVTITEQVPSGVTGSVTFSNGSTVLGTAPIVGGVATITVPSLPVGSNPITASVPETPTYNAATSPATVVTVSKITPVVTLISSINPASTGQSIVFTASVPSGATGAITFMDGGVSLGVVGVSNGQASITSNTLTAGTHLITAVYGGDQSYNDATSTPLAQVVGKGTPNLPPPVVSNPTQTYGGTETITETVPPGVSGPVTFYNGGNPIGTAPIVNGTATITVSNLPVGSNPITASTPGDANNNPATSPATIVTIVKITPVLPAPGVSNATPGPNTPVTITEQVPSGVSGPITFSNGSTVLGTATVVNGVATLTVPSLPLGVNPITASVAATATSNAATSPATNVTVGLTTAAVVLSSSANPAAINLAITFTASVPAGATGTIIFHDGATVLGSGSISAAGIATWTTSSLAVGTHPITASYNGDSNYNPAVSAVLSQVVGKLPTTITLSTNNGTTLLNGAVTLTAVVSSTAPTPTGSVTFLDGTTVLGSIALSTNGGVVGFQLTGNAALSLSTLTSGSHTITAVYSGDSMFLTSTSNPVAELVHDFTNKNTGAASASLFPGDSASYKFTLAPIGTTTFPNAVNLTISGLPEGTSYTFSPASVGSGSGSTDVTLNLTTSKSLRASSRTPTHLDSHDSSIALGMLGIVSLGAARHYRRKMPRMLLVLLLLAGSLLPVASLTGCTGGGYFELSPTTYTVTVTGTEGTIQHSATATLVVQ, encoded by the coding sequence GTGGCAATTCTTTTTGGGTTTGGCTTAGCAAATGGAGCAGCGTACGCAGTTACGGCAACTACGACGACGCTGGCTATTTCTGCGTCGAATGTGCCATACAAAACGCCGATCACCTTGACGGCAACGATTACTGCCGGGGGATCGCCAGTCAGTTCCGGACTGGTGCTGTTCTGCGACGCGACGGCGACGTACTGCGAGAATAATTCGACGCTGTTGGCTCGTGTGCAGGTAACGACTGCGGGTATGGCAGTTGTGAAGGTTGGCAGCGGCCCACTTGGTATCCACAGCTATAAGGCTGTCTATCGAGCAAATAATTCCTACGCATCCAGCACATCAAATACGGTGAGCTACACCGTGCAGGGAACCTATGCGTCGAGCACGGTGATCGCTTCTTCAGGGACGGTGGGGAATTACACGCTGGGATCGACCGTGAGCGGCGTAGGAGCCAATACATCACCTGGGCCGAGCGGTTCGGTATCGTTCATCGATACAAGCGCAGGGAACAATGTGTTGGGTACGGAGCCTTTAGGAACTCCGACACTGACAAATACTTTTAGTCAGGCACCAAATTCGCCGTTTGCTATCGGCGATGGCTTGTCGGTTCTGCGGTCTCTTGTCGTCGCGTCATCGTATTTAGATGGTGATAACAATCTCGATGCTGTGACTGGCGACGCCGATCAGGTGATCACTGTGCTATTGGGCAATGGGGATGGCACCTTCAAGCCAAAGGTGAATTATCCAGGGTGTCCATCGCTCTCTACAAATACCGATGTTGCTTTGAAGATTCTTCTTGCGGACTTCAATCGTGACGGTAATACGGATATTGCTTTGGGATGTTCGGATAAATCGAATGGTGGTGTTGGCATTCTATTGGGCAACGGCGATGGTACGTTCCAACCAGTTATCTGGAATGCCACTGGGAACCTTTCAGGCGTTGCCATGGGAGATTTTAACGGCGACGGTATTCTGGATCTTGCCGTAGCAAATAGCAGTCAACAGACAGTGCAGATACTGATTGGCAATGGAGACGGCACATTTCAAGCGCCAGTGACAGTGATTAACACGCCGAAGGCTATAGGCGATATTGTTGTGGCCGATTTCAACGGTGACGGCAAAGACGATCTGGCCTATGCAGTTGGGACTGCTGTGCCTGCTAGTACGCTATCGGATCTTTATGTGGCGCTTGGTAAAGGCAACGGCACTTTCAAGACGCCAACACGTCAGGCTTCGCAGATCGGCGAATTTCTTGCAACAGGGGATACGAACAGCGACAACATCCCAGACATTGTTTCATCGACGATAACGCTGCAGGGAGCTCCTAGCACTCGATATATCACTAACAGCATGTTTGTGCTGATCGGCAATGGTGACGGCACCCTCCAAACGCCTGTCTCCTATGTCTCCGATATTCCTTCTGATCCGCATCTTGCCGATGTGAATGGAGACGGCAAGGCTGACATTATCGCCGGTGGCAGTTACGGTGCTCTAGTGTATCTGGGCAATGGCGATGGTACGTTCCAGCCGTATAACGAGCCGGTCATCGGCAACTTTACATTGACCTACGCGGTGAATGCGGGAGATTTCAACAATGACGGCAATGCCGATCTGATCGGCACAGATGCCAATAGTCCACGTGCAGCTGTCGCATTGAGCGATGTGAAGCAGGCTTCCGATGCAAATGCGCTTACCGGAGTCGCGGTATTTCCGCTGGGCAGCGGTGTGCACGATGTCGATGCGAGCTATTCGGGCGATTCAATCTATCTCACCAGCGTGTCTCCGACGGTGCCGTTGTTGGCGGCTCCAACGCCAACTACGTTGACACTGAATGCTTCCCCTGCAGCTGAAGCCGCGGCAGGCCAACAGGTTACCCTGACCGCAACGCTTAGCCCTTATACGGTTGGTCCGCCAACAACGACAACGGACGGTGAGACGGTCAATTTCTATAGCGGCAGTACCCTGGTTGGGAACGGTACGTTGGGTAGCGGCGTTGCAACTCTTGTCACAACCTCCCTGCCCGCAGGTACGAATGCTTTAAAGGCGGTTTATCCGGGAGATACGAACTACAACACAAGCTCATCGAGCTCTGTGAGCTTCAATGTTTCAAGCGTTACGGTGACGACTAATCCGAATCCCTCGAGCTACGGCCAGGTAGTAACGCTGACTGCGACGGTCGCCTCGGGATCGACAGGCACGGTGACTTTTCAGGACGGTAGTACTGCATTAGGCACAGCGGCGATCTCCGGGACAACGGCGTCAATTACGACCTCTACACTCAGTGTTGGCTCGCATAGCATCACAGCTGTCTATAACGGCGACAGCACGCATGTCGCAGCTATTTCTTCTGCCGTGACACAAGTCGTCAACAAGCTCAATCCCACTGTTTCTGTAACCACTTTGGGGCAGAGTACTTATCTGTCCCTGGTGACAATTACGGCGACAGTTCCGAGTGATGCAACAGGTACTGTGGTGTTTGTAACCGGGACGACGACACTGGGAACGGCCACCGTCAGTGGAGGTTCGGCATCGATTACAGCGACGGCGCTACCAGTTGGCAATAATGTCATCACGGCCAACTACTCCGGAGACGGCAATTACAACGCCGGCTCGGCTTCAACGACGCGCGCCGTGACGAAGGCGAGTCCATCATCGGCGCTGACTTCGTCGGCCAATCCTTCGACTTATGGCAGCAACGTTATCTTTACCGATACGCTGCCATCGAGCGCAACTGGCACGGTTACATTCACGGCTGGCCCTACTGTTTTAGGTACAGTTGCTCTAGTGAATGGCATTGCGTCGATCAGCACTGCAAACCTTGCAATCGGCAACACAACGATTACGGCGACCTATAACGGAGACGGTAACAACAACACCTCTGTTGCCTCACTAGTTCAGGCAGTCGTAAAGGCGACGCCCAATTTGGTGCTGGCATCTTCGTCTAATCCTTCGACGGTGGGGCAGTCTGTAACCTTTACGGCCACACTGCCTGCAGCATCAACGGGCACAGTGAGCTTTATGAATGGGGCGACGGTATTGGGGACGACCACGATCTCCAATGGTGTTGCTACGGTTACGACAGGTACGCTTCCGACGGGCACGGATACGATTACGGCGCAGTATGCGGGTGATACGAACTACAACGCGGCTTCGTCAACTCTCGATCAGGTGGTCAATAAGCTGACACCCACTGTGACGGTCACAACGTCCGGACCAAGCATTTATGGTAACTCGGTCACGATTAGTGCATCTGTATCGGGTTCGGCAACGGGTACGGTCACCTTTATGAATGGCGGGACAGCGCTGGGTACGGCGACGATCTCCGGCGGAGCCGCGACGATTTCAGTTTCGACACTTTCGGTCGGTAGCGACACGATTACGGCGAACTACGGCGGCGATACGAACAATAACACCGCCAGCGGCACGGTTGTGCAGGTCGTCTCGAAGGCTACTCCAACCTCAACGTTGACCTCATCGATAAATCCATCGGTCTACGGAAGCCCGGTGACGTTTACGGATACATTGCCGACAGCTGTAACGGGTACAGTCACGTTTACCAATGGGGCGACCGTGCTTGGATCTTCAGCGGTGAATGGTGGAGTCGCAACATTGAGTACGACATCGCTTGTTGTTGGCACAAGCATTATTACCGCGACCTACAATGGGGATAGCAATTACACCGCAGCAACGTCGACACTCAATCAGATCGTTGGGAAAAACACGCCAACACTCTCCGTTTCGACGTCAGGCCCAAGTATCTATGGCGCTTCGGTGACGATTACGGCTGCGCTGCCTACAGGGGTAACGGGAACTGTCTCATTTGTAAGCGGAGTAACGTCTCTCGGCAGTGCCCCGATCAATGCGTCGGGAATCGCAACAATTACAACGACCGTGCTGCCGGTGGGTACAGATACGATCACGGCAACGTATGCTGGCGACTCCAACAACAATGGAGCGACGGGAGCGACGACGCAGATTGTCTCGAGAAGTGCGACGACGATCAGCGTGACAACTTCGGGGCCGAGCACGTATGGAAGCCTAGTGACGATTACGGCAACCGTGCCTTCAACCGGTACGGGTACCGTGGCGTTTACAAGCGGAGGAACTTCGCTGGGCACAGCTACTGTAACCAATGGCACGGCAGTCGTCACGACGACTATCCTTCCAGTAGGCACCGATACGATCACAGCAGCCTATGGCGGGGATAGCAACTACAATCCTGCCAGCGCCACGACAACCCAGGCAGTTAGCAAGGTCACACCCACTCTTAATCTCGTATCATCGCTCAACCCTGCCGCTTATGGGCAAAGCGTTACCTTTACAGCGACGCTTCCCGCGACTGTGACAGGTTCTGTAACGTTTAGCAATGGTTTGGGCACGATCGCAGTAAGCAATGGTATTGCTTCCGTCACGACATCTACGCTGCCGGCTGGCTCTACTACGATTACTGCGAATTACAGCGGGGATACTACGAACAACGCTGCGACCGGAAGCCTCGTCGAAACGATCAATCAGAACGCGACGACGGTCACGGTCACGACTTCAGGTCCAAGCATCTATGGAAATCCTGTAACCATTACTGCGACTGTTCCGTCGGCAGCTACAGGAACGATCACGTTTGCCAGTGGCGTACTTCAGCTGGGGATAGTTACCGTTTCCGGTGGAACAGCAGTCGTCACGACCTCAAATCTTCCTGTCGGCGACGATACGATTACGGCATCGTATAGCGGCGATTCGAACTACAGCGCAGGAGTCGGATCTACGATCCAGATCGTTTCAAAGATTACGCCGACTGTGACAGTGACAACCTCAGGACCCAGCACATACGGAAATCCCGTAACGATTACGACGTCCGTGCCTCCGGGGACCACAGGAACTGTAACTGTGAGCAGTGGTGGCACGGTCATTGGTGTCGTTCCAGTAAATCCATCAACTGGCACAGGTACGATTACAACCACAAATCTTCCAGTTGGTATCGATACGATCATCTCCAGTTACAGCGGAGACACGAATAACAACCCCGCGACAGGTACAACAACACAAACGGTTGGGAAGCTTACGCCTGTATTGCCGCCTCCCGGAGTTTCCAGCTCCAACCCCCCGCCCAATACACCTGTGACGATTACCGAGCAAGTCCCCAGCGGCGTTACGGGTTCGGTGACGTTCTCGAACGGGTCGACTGTTTTGGGGACAGCTCCGATTGTGGGGGGAGTAGCAACTATTACAGTGCCATCGCTTCCAGTCGGTTCGAATCCGATCACGGCTTCTGTGCCTGAGACACCTACATATAATGCGGCCACTTCTCCAGCGACTGTCGTTACGGTGTCGAAGATTACGCCGGTGGTTACGTTGATCTCGTCGATCAATCCGGCATCGACAGGCCAGTCGATTGTGTTTACTGCATCCGTTCCTTCCGGTGCTACAGGGGCGATCACCTTCATGGATGGTGGTGTATCGCTGGGAGTAGTCGGGGTGAGCAACGGTCAGGCGTCGATTACGAGTAACACACTTACCGCAGGCACACACCTAATCACAGCGGTGTACGGCGGCGATCAGAGCTACAACGATGCTACGTCCACACCTCTGGCGCAGGTTGTGGGCAAAGGTACTCCGAATCTGCCTCCGCCAGTTGTTTCAAATCCAACTCAGACTTATGGTGGGACCGAGACGATTACGGAGACAGTACCACCAGGTGTGAGCGGGCCGGTCACGTTCTATAACGGCGGCAATCCCATCGGAACGGCGCCGATTGTGAATGGTACGGCGACGATTACGGTTTCCAATCTTCCAGTTGGCTCCAATCCGATCACAGCGTCGACGCCGGGTGACGCGAACAATAATCCTGCGACCTCGCCTGCGACGATAGTAACGATTGTGAAGATAACGCCGGTTCTTCCTGCACCTGGTGTTTCGAATGCGACGCCGGGTCCGAACACGCCTGTAACGATTACGGAGCAGGTGCCAAGTGGTGTGAGCGGTCCCATTACTTTCTCAAATGGATCGACTGTCCTGGGGACGGCGACCGTTGTCAATGGTGTGGCGACGCTGACGGTTCCATCGTTGCCGCTGGGAGTCAATCCGATTACGGCCTCAGTTGCAGCGACTGCAACGAGCAATGCAGCAACCTCGCCCGCTACAAATGTGACCGTTGGACTCACCACTGCGGCTGTTGTGCTGTCCTCTTCCGCTAATCCTGCTGCCATCAATCTGGCCATTACCTTTACTGCCTCCGTACCGGCTGGAGCCACGGGAACGATAATTTTTCATGATGGTGCAACAGTTCTCGGCTCAGGCTCGATCAGCGCAGCAGGAATCGCGACGTGGACGACATCGAGCCTCGCCGTTGGAACGCACCCGATTACAGCCAGCTATAACGGCGACTCAAACTATAACCCCGCTGTCTCGGCTGTTCTATCGCAGGTTGTAGGGAAGTTGCCGACGACGATTACGCTTTCGACAAACAACGGGACAACATTACTAAACGGAGCAGTCACTTTGACTGCCGTCGTGTCGTCGACCGCGCCGACGCCGACAGGTTCGGTAACCTTCCTTGATGGAACAACTGTTTTAGGCTCGATTGCGCTCAGTACCAATGGTGGAGTCGTTGGATTCCAGCTAACAGGCAATGCGGCACTCTCGCTGAGTACGCTTACGAGTGGGTCACATACCATTACGGCAGTCTACTCGGGCGACTCGATGTTCCTTACAAGTACATCAAATCCAGTGGCCGAATTAGTACACGACTTTACGAACAAAAACACAGGAGCCGCGAGTGCGAGCCTCTTCCCGGGAGATTCAGCCAGCTATAAGTTCACTCTTGCGCCGATTGGAACGACAACCTTCCCCAACGCTGTGAATTTGACCATTAGTGGCTTGCCGGAGGGAACATCCTATACGTTCTCGCCAGCTTCTGTCGGATCCGGCAGTGGAAGCACGGACGTTACATTGAATCTGACGACCAGTAAATCGCTCAGGGCTTCAAGCCGCACCCCAACTCATCTAGATTCACACGATTCGTCGATAGCCCTTGGAATGCTTGGGATAGTCAGTCTGGGTGCTGCACGACATTATAGACGTAAGATGCCGCGCATGTTGCTGGTGCTGCTATTGCTGGCCGGGTCCCTTCTACCCGTTGCATCTCTTACTGGATGCACGGGTGGGGGCTACTTTGAACTCTCGCCAACCACGTATACGGTGACCGTCACGGGTACCGAAGGGACGATTCAACATTCAGCGACTGCGACCCTGGTTGTGCAGTAG
- a CDS encoding porin family protein, which produces MHLHKAVLFLVLLALSAALYGQAMPTGMNATDISRFELGGNYNFFHANAPPGQCGCFNMNGGSGTFLVNLTTAWSALADIAVAQASNVNGTSQNILIINYLFGPRYSYRNHTRWVPYGEALLGGAKENVNFQFDINRQSFGVLVGGGVSTKIKPKWGINVIEVDYVYTRIPNAVNDTQNNLRIATGVTYHFGG; this is translated from the coding sequence ATGCATCTTCATAAAGCCGTACTGTTTCTCGTTCTGCTCGCATTGTCTGCAGCTCTCTATGGCCAGGCAATGCCTACTGGAATGAACGCAACGGATATCTCAAGATTTGAGCTAGGCGGAAACTATAATTTTTTCCACGCGAATGCTCCTCCGGGGCAGTGCGGCTGCTTCAATATGAATGGCGGCAGCGGGACTTTTCTGGTGAACCTTACGACGGCGTGGAGTGCGCTGGCTGATATCGCGGTTGCTCAAGCATCGAATGTAAATGGGACGAGCCAGAATATTCTGATCATCAACTATCTCTTTGGCCCACGATATTCTTATAGAAATCACACGCGGTGGGTGCCATATGGCGAGGCTCTGCTGGGTGGCGCAAAGGAGAATGTGAATTTCCAGTTCGATATTAATCGCCAATCGTTTGGTGTGCTGGTAGGAGGCGGAGTCAGCACGAAGATTAAGCCGAAGTGGGGCATCAACGTGATTGAGGTTGACTACGTCTATACAAGAATTCCAAACGCAGTGAATGACACGCAGAACAACCTCCGTATTGCGACGGGAGTAACCTACCACTTCGGCGGCTAA
- the hemG gene encoding protoporphyrinogen oxidase, producing the protein MKRIAIVGGGIAGITAAYELAKFASSGTQALQVALYESSPRLGGTVETIYEGGFVIEGGPDGWVSEKPWARELAIELGLEDDLIPSNDQGRKTYVLVEDQLRVMPDGMRMMVPSDLDALSASDLFSPSAKQSFCEEPSRASELMATSPAHDESVAAFVRRHFGDEVLTKIGAPLLSGVFGGDVSKLSVRAVMAPFVAMEREHGSLITALQAHNSDRKKSAIFTTLRSGLAILIDRMVASIPPGWIQLNTKVNDLQHDENGWTLTIASNHGPPEQQQFDTVLMAAPAHTAKALLESVDPCAAKLMEMEASSAVIVAFGFDSADQFPLPPGFGFLVPPCSNTNTLLMACTFMDQKFNGRTPPGGRLLRAFFGGQAAERLLRCGNDEAAAIARLELARILGPLPKPRVTVVRRLPLSLPQYAVGHLERMAELDSRIRRLGNLWLLGNGYRGVGLPDLIRDARAAAHAQSAHTIQ; encoded by the coding sequence ATGAAACGCATAGCCATTGTAGGTGGTGGCATTGCTGGAATTACTGCCGCCTACGAGCTGGCGAAGTTTGCTAGTAGCGGCACGCAGGCACTACAGGTTGCTCTTTACGAGTCATCTCCGCGCCTAGGCGGCACAGTAGAAACCATATATGAGGGAGGTTTCGTTATCGAAGGCGGCCCCGATGGCTGGGTCAGCGAAAAACCCTGGGCTCGTGAACTGGCTATCGAGCTTGGTCTTGAAGACGATCTCATCCCATCCAACGACCAAGGCCGAAAGACATACGTCCTCGTTGAGGACCAACTAAGAGTAATGCCTGATGGCATGCGCATGATGGTCCCTAGCGATCTTGACGCACTCTCTGCATCGGACCTGTTTAGCCCATCAGCAAAACAATCTTTTTGCGAAGAGCCATCACGTGCAAGCGAATTGATGGCCACCTCACCCGCACACGATGAGAGTGTCGCAGCTTTTGTACGGCGCCATTTTGGCGACGAGGTTTTAACAAAGATCGGTGCACCGTTGCTCAGCGGAGTCTTCGGCGGTGACGTCAGCAAACTAAGTGTTCGTGCAGTAATGGCGCCCTTTGTCGCAATGGAACGCGAACATGGAAGTCTAATCACTGCGCTGCAAGCTCACAATTCGGATCGGAAAAAGAGTGCTATCTTCACGACGCTTAGGAGCGGATTAGCCATTCTTATCGATCGCATGGTGGCCTCCATTCCACCTGGCTGGATACAACTCAACACCAAGGTCAACGACCTTCAACATGATGAGAACGGCTGGACTCTCACCATTGCTTCCAATCATGGGCCGCCAGAACAACAACAATTTGATACCGTCCTGATGGCCGCACCCGCACATACGGCTAAGGCGCTGCTGGAATCGGTCGATCCCTGCGCTGCAAAGCTGATGGAGATGGAAGCCAGTTCAGCCGTGATTGTGGCATTCGGTTTTGATAGCGCGGACCAATTCCCACTCCCTCCAGGATTCGGGTTTCTTGTCCCCCCCTGCTCCAACACCAACACGCTTCTCATGGCCTGCACCTTCATGGATCAAAAGTTCAACGGACGCACACCGCCCGGAGGGCGTCTCCTGCGTGCATTCTTCGGAGGACAGGCCGCCGAACGCTTGCTGCGTTGCGGCAATGACGAAGCCGCGGCCATCGCCCGCCTCGAGTTGGCTAGAATATTGGGGCCGCTGCCGAAACCACGAGTCACGGTCGTCCGCAGGCTACCCTTATCGCTTCCTCAATATGCAGTCGGTCACCTGGAGCGTATGGCGGAGCTCGACTCGAGAATCCGGCGACTAGGTAATTTATGGCTGCTCGGCAATGGATACCGTGGCGTAGGATTGCCCGACCTGATCCGCGATGCGAGAGCCGCAGCCCATGCACAATCCGCGCACACCATCCAATAG
- the hemH gene encoding ferrochelatase, protein MSKAVLLLAHGTPDVLGEMAEYLGKVTGGRTLPDAVVEELKHRYAQIGLGETPGTEPPPLTKWTIKQGQLLEQALSGTPVYVAMRNWHPYIADVVAKMRADGVTHIRAICLAPQNSRTSVGLYRRALMTAASEIAVEFISGWADHPLLAQAFAEKLWPVWAEACAQAGYRVPVLFTAHSVPCRTIMTGEASIAGARPGTSVQNTPDPYPVEAKRTAAMVAERLAVVGFKEKNWYFAFQSQGVSGGPWIGPTVEETLKSLKDEGHRGVVMQPVGFLCDHVEILYDIDIAFREIADEIGLKLWRAESLNDSPLLTRALADLASNTDAISLDDSAVMRIA, encoded by the coding sequence ATGAGCAAAGCTGTCCTTCTACTGGCCCACGGAACCCCTGATGTTCTGGGAGAGATGGCCGAGTATCTGGGCAAAGTGACTGGGGGCAGAACCCTCCCGGACGCAGTCGTCGAAGAACTGAAGCATCGTTATGCTCAGATCGGTCTCGGAGAAACTCCCGGTACAGAACCCCCTCCTCTGACAAAGTGGACCATCAAGCAGGGACAATTGCTGGAGCAAGCCTTGTCTGGCACTCCGGTATATGTGGCTATGCGCAACTGGCATCCATATATTGCTGATGTCGTCGCCAAGATGCGTGCAGACGGGGTAACTCATATACGTGCCATCTGTCTGGCTCCGCAAAACTCGCGTACAAGTGTTGGCCTGTATCGTCGAGCTCTGATGACAGCAGCCTCAGAAATTGCGGTCGAATTTATTTCGGGTTGGGCGGACCATCCGTTGTTGGCACAAGCCTTCGCCGAAAAATTATGGCCCGTATGGGCCGAAGCCTGTGCGCAAGCAGGTTACCGCGTGCCCGTGCTCTTCACGGCACACAGTGTTCCCTGCCGCACCATCATGACCGGCGAAGCCTCCATCGCAGGTGCACGCCCTGGTACTTCAGTCCAAAATACTCCTGACCCATACCCTGTGGAGGCAAAACGTACAGCCGCGATGGTCGCTGAACGTCTCGCAGTTGTCGGGTTCAAGGAAAAGAATTGGTATTTCGCATTTCAGAGTCAGGGAGTGAGTGGCGGCCCCTGGATAGGCCCCACCGTCGAAGAAACACTAAAGTCTCTGAAGGACGAGGGCCACAGAGGTGTCGTAATGCAGCCGGTTGGTTTCCTCTGCGATCACGTAGAGATCCTTTACGACATTGATATCGCCTTCCGCGAGATCGCAGACGAGATCGGCCTGAAGCTCTGGCGCGCCGAAAGCCTGAATGATTCTCCTTTACTGACTCGCGCTCTGGCGGACCTCGCATCCAATACAGATGCAATAAGTCTTGACGACTCAGCTGTAATGAGGATTGCATGA